The genomic interval ACCCAGCACTCCCCCGATGCCAAAACTTGCCGCTATTGTATCTATCGAAAGTGAACTGATATGCTGGTGATCGTACAGGAACGCTACAAAGACCACCGGCACCAGGAAATTTCCAATCAAGATCACCGTCGGAAACAGGTTAGGGTCGCCGCTCCACAACAGGATCACGGATGCGACGATAAAAAGAAACACCCCAATTACCAACGTGCGCAGCCATCTCCAACCCCGATACACCGGCTGCGGTTGTGGCTGTGGCGTCCACGTATTTTGATGCATAACCATCCTCAGCGTCTATCTATTCACCAGGCCCAGGGCTTCAATCATACCTCGCGCCCTCGAACCCGCTCTACAATACTACGTATCTGGTACGCACTTGAGGAACATTGTAATACGGTATGCCTTCAGGGCTAACGACCCCTCCATTCTGAACTGGTGCCCTGTCATTCTGAACTGATGCCCTGTCATTCTGAGCGCAGCGAAGAATCTAACGGCTCCGGCATTTCCTCCTCCGCTTTCTTCTCCAACCGCTCCTCGTTGCGGCGCACGACGAAAAAAGAGACGATAATGAAGATGGCACCCAGCGCCAGTAATGCATAGCCAACAGGGCCGGTGAAGCGGCGTATGTTATCCCCCAGGTAGTAGCTCCCGACGCCATAGATGGTTGCCCACACAATTCCTCCCAGGGCATTAAAAAGGAGAAATTGTGGCCAGCGCATGCGATTGACTCCTGCCAGAAACGCGGCCCAGGCGCGCAGAATCGAGACGAAGCGTCCGAAAAAGACGACTTTGGCGCCATGCTTGTGAAAGAGATATTGCCCCACTTTGAGCTTGCGTTCATCAAGCCGAATATAACGCCCGTAGCGGCGCAGCAAGCGATAACCGCCCTCTCGCCCGACCCAGAAGCCCGCGTTATCGCCCAGAATGGCTCCGGCAGCCGCTGCCGCAATCACAAAGATGATAGAGAGGCGATGTGTTGTGCCGGCGTAGATGGATGCAAAGATCAACATCGTTTCACCAGGGAAAGGGATGCCTGTACTTTCGATTGCTACGAAGACCAGCACGGCCCAGTAGCCGTAGCTCGCAAGGAAATTCCCAAGGTTATTTGTAATAAAATGAAACATCTATCTATAATTGGGCGGGAGGGCGACCACAAGGGTGCGCCCTCCCGCCCTGCCTTTCATGCGATACCCTATGATTCCATTTTCTCTACTCTACATGAAGGTATACGTATTACTACCCCCGAGCGTAGCATAATCAGATTGGATTTTTATGATGGCGGGTCGTGTCATTCTGACAACAAAATGGAGTAAAACAGGCGGCGGAACTCTTTCACCGACCAGCTAGCAACGCGACTTCCTCGCATTGACACAGGTCTTCTTAATCGGGTAGAGTAAAAACAGCAAATTCGCCATTGTGGATTGCCTGCCAGGAAGGGCAGAAAGGAATGGATCATGGCATTCAGCGCGTCTCCTCGCCTGATCGACTTTCATAGCCATTACTACGATGCCGCATGGTATCCGTCTGCTTCACCGCGCGGGCCGGCCAATTTGCTGCGTGCATGGCCATTGCTGACCGATATACACGCGCAACTACAGGCTATGGACGAGGCGGGCATTGATGCGAAGGTGCTGACTGCTCCTGGTAGCGTACTGCTGGCTCCTGGCGAGCCGTTACCCATCTCCCTGATGCAGCGTATCAACGATCATTTTGCCGGACTGGTTGCCGCGGATCCTGAGCATCTGCTGGCCCTTGCCACCATCGATGCGTTTCATGGTGACGCCGCCGCCAGCGAGGTGGAACGAGTCGTACAAACGTTGGGCATTCCCGGAATTTGCGTGGATTGCGCGCGCGGCGACCGCTACCTTGACGCGCCTGAAGCACGCCCATCTCTGGAAACTGCCGCAGCGCTCGGCATTCCGGTCTTCGTCCACCCCGTCAGCCCTGTTGGTCTGACTGAGCGGCTGGCACGCATGGGTCATACCGGCGTCCTGCTCGCGCGTGGGACCGAGACCGCCGCGAGCATACTTGCTCTCTTGCGTAGCGGCATCCTCGATGAGCTTCCCCAGTTGCGGATAGTAATTCCTATGATTGGCGCTGCCGCGTTGCTCTTCGCGGGCATTGCTAACCAGGATTATGCAAGTGATGGTTGGCAAGGTGGGCCACCAGGTGAATCGCGCAAGCGCCTGTATGTAGATACGATGGGCTATGACTCCGCGTCGATCCGCTTCGCCGTGGAGTTGCTGGGAGTGGAGCATGTCATCAATGGCAGCGACTGGCCGATCATGCCCATCGCACCACGACGGCAGGTCGAGCATACGCTGACCGCGACGGGCCTCACGGAAGATCAGCAGGCAGCAATTATGAGCGGCAATGTATTGCGCCTGCTAACTCTCCAGCATGTGCTATAGAAGCTAAGGGATTAAAGTTGAACTCAGCTTTCCGGCAAGGGGTCTTTTTTAGCTTTGAACTTCAGGGGCTTTTTGTGAGAATGCGATTCAGATACTTTATCTTGCAATGATCCTTCTATTTGACCGAGCAGTATTTCAACGTGATGCTGCGCTTCTCTCCATTCCTGAAGGAGATAATCCAGCTTTTGCTGGATTTCCATCTGCTTTTGCTGCGCTTGTCTGGGGGTGTTTTGTCTGCTAGACGTGAAGACTAAAATAAGGAGATGTAGCTCATGCAAAAATATATCAATCCGGTGCAGTGATTTCACCAACGGATAGCGCAGCGGGCAGACAACGAGAGGAAGCTGGTCGCTCATATTCAAAAATCCGTAGAAATCCTGGGTCAGTTTGCTTATGATATCTAGCTTTTCAAGCAAACGTTCACATTGATCAGGCCAGATATTCTTCCTATGCGTAAATAGCTCACGTGCATTTGCCATTGCACTCTGCATACCGGCAAGCTTTGACCAGTGCATCTGTATTAGTTCATGGACCTCAATGAGCGCGAGCATTCGCGTTTCAGGCCATCGCCCTTTTACTAATGTGCCCATTTGTTTAGCCATTTTCCCCGCCTCTTCGTTGAAAAATAGATCACGTGTTCCAGTGTACCCGATGAAAACATCATTTGTCAAGTTTCTTAAATAAGAAACTGTCCTAATGCCTCTTCGAGCGCATCACTACATTTGTTCCGGCTCTTACGTAATTCACGAACGGCTACTGGTTTATCCTTCACCTCTATCCTTTCTTGTCGAAGATCATCGAACAAGCTCAACATAACCTCCACCTCACCAATTGCCTCATCTACCTTTTCTACTACAGCATCTTGCGAATCGAGAAACTGATCCCTCTTTGACTTATTTCTAGGGTCCTTGACCCCTTTCAGTACTACGTCAAGGTCATTTTTCAGTGTCTCTAGATTTCTCTCCTTCTCTTCGGCGTTTCGTGCGTCAGCTTCAGGTAGTTCTTTCTGCACTTTTTTGAGCATCTTCTTATAATCCAGCAGTTTTTGGCCTTCTGCTGAGCTTTTAGGGTCCGGTACATTTTTGCGTCCAGGGCGTGATGGTGGCACAACACTCTACCCTCAATATAGCATGGTAGCAATGATTTTTCACAACTACCGCTCCGCATAGGCCAAGCACATGTATACAATGTATTTATTGCCAGTTAGTAATTATACATATTTTTTATAACGGTTCAAATGATTGAAGTCTGAGAATGCCCCTGAGTTGTTTGTTCATTGGCTCCGGCAAGTTGGGCATCGCTTTCAGCTGGGAAGTCAGCACTGTTGAAGGATCTCATCAACTTTCTCATTTTATCAAAATTCTGCGCCAATTCGTTGAGAGTTTGATAAACATCTTGCCGTTTCGTGATTGTTTTGTTCGTTGTTGTATGGCTATCGGGACAAAAGGTACTGGTCGCGCGCATCACCTTTTTTAACAATGCATCAAGGTGATGTAACACTTCCGCAAGCTGAAGGCGAGATGGATGAGAGACGAGTGGAAGATGCTCTGTTCTATCTATTACATGAGAGAACTTTTGAACAAGCGTAGCCGTGTTACTTAGTGACTTGATGAGACGCTTGCACTTATCTGGATAGATGACTTTTTGCATATCGCCAAACAAATTACGGGCATCTTTCACTTTTCGCAATTCGTCCATAAGATCTGCGCAATATTTATTGATCAGTAGTATATCCCCGTGTTGCCTGGTCTCAGGGATATTGGGTTTATCACTGATCGCAGGACCTATGACGACAGGAGAGGGAACCTGCCCTAACACCGGCCTGGCTATAGAAATAGGAGTGTGCTGCCCGGCAAGCTTCTCTTTCTCATGGGTAGTAGAAACTTGTGCGGCAAGGGAATTAATAGCTTCCTCAACCTCTTTCAACAGTTCTTCCAAGCGCGAATGGCGCTCATCTTCCTTATCTATGAAGCCAGCTATTAATACTTGTATAAAAGTTACCAATACGGCCTGCTTCCCATGTCTTCCCTTCTCTAACAGAAATCTGATAGTTTTTATTACCCGATCTTCCTTACTATGGGCTTCAGGCAGAGAATATTGAAAAGCCTTCAGTTCTTCAATCTCAAAGACGCCAACCAGCTCATCGTGCGAATCGAAGACATCACAGTTAAGAAATTCTTCTTTACAGCGTACGAAAAGAGTTGTAGACAAGCTTATCACGATCAACCTCCCGGTGCCTCATAATATCTGAGTATTTGTTGTGAAAGCTGTACCGCGTCTTTATAGTCACGCACCGAGTCCAGGAGTTCTTGTTGGGTGTTCACTCCCAGTAGCTCTTTCCATGTATTCGGTAGCTCCTCGTCGCCGAAAGATTCTTGAGTTGTCTGGGGTAATAGATGATCATACACCTCAAGATGAGCGGTACGCACAATATCCTGTATTTCCTTCAGCAGGTAGCCATGTTCTTCATTGGCATATTGATTGACCCTGCCAAGGATGTAACGCTAATTATTGAGCGCGATATTGCGCTCGCGTGCATCGCTCGCATCGGCTAACAGGGCAATTTCTTTGCCCGCTTGCAGTATTTCCCACCATGTCTGGCCGCGAGCATTCTCACTGCCCCTGCGGCTGCACACCTGCACTTCAATTACAGCGTAAGAAAGTCGTTTGAGTGAATGACCGCCTTTATCTGTCAAATTCCCATTCGCATCTATACGAAGCGAACTGGGCCAATCCTCATTGCTTTGTGAGCCTATAACGGTATAGTAACCGGCCTTGAGATTAGCCAGGTTCAGGTCCATTTTCAATGAGAAAAGGCTATGTTGACTGCCCTCCCCTAGCAAATTACTGAGCAGCCGCCCAACAATCTCACTCACTTTGACAGCTACCGCCCAATCCGCGGAAATAAGCGACAACTTGGAAGTGAGACCTGCTGCGCTCATCTTGTCTAGCAGGTCTTTGATCGGCGTATCTTGCACAACTGTATAATCCAGCGTGACATGCAACCAGTCAGTCGTACGGGCAGGCAACCAATCGGTCAAATTAAAACTTAACCCCAGGCGACAGGGGACATTCTTTTGCAAGGTAGTGACCTGATACACACTGCGCACAGCCGGTGATTTAGACTGAAAAGAACTTTCTACCGATGAACTGATGGTGATAACACCAGGCTTGATTAACCAGCCGGCATCAAAAAACGCCTGAGCATCATGCAGCTTGACGAGGAAATAGCTGTTGTCCGGGTCTAAAGCAAATGGAGGGGGAGGTTGTTCTGGGTATTGAAGGGAGCCGACTCCTGTTGGCATACGTTACTCCTTTGCGTTCTGTGCAGCCATAATTTCATCATAGAGGTCCGGTTTGCGTTCTCTCAATTCGGACAGAATAGGCTCGAGCAGGGTTCCTTCGCGTAAATGAGCAGCCTTATTTTCCCCATTGTGCAGGGCGACCACGCGCCAGTTGAAGCGGTTAAATACGGGCGCGCCCGATGTGCCCGGCTCGGTCGGTGTCCTGTAAAGAATGCGCCCCGGTAGTGGAGATAATCGCTCGAAGGTATCGACCGACATCTGCTGTTCCTGTCCTAATGGATGTTGAATAATGTAAAGGGCGGTTTGAACCGTAAGAGGAACATGTATATCCAGGCGCAAATAGCCGCGTGAAGCTAGCGGGTGATCCTCGCGATCTCGTAAACGTATGAGAGCAAAATCGAGTTTCTTTGTATCGATGCTGGGATACAGCAAACGATCCACTCCATATTGGATACCCCTGGCAACAGTAGTGTAATCAAAGGTGAAGAGGGTTGTGGCAAGTTGAGCCTGTAGATCGGAAAGTTCGAGCGGTGGGTCTAACTCCAATGGCGAAGCTTTAGCAGCCTCGATCACATGCCAGCAGGTTATGGCCAGCGTGGGGGTAATGAGCCAGCCGGTACCGGTAGTTCGGCCCTCTAACACGCCCTTACGAGACCGTCGTAGATCGATGCGAGCAACTGAGCGAGCGCAGGCCAACATTTTTTCCGCGTCGGCTACCGGAAGCATCTGAGCGGATATAGGGTTAGCTTCAAGGTTTGTGGCTTCTGCGGTTATCGAGCGGAGTCGATTTAACCATGCGAATTGGCCGGCCAGGGTTCTTAACCGTTCGTGGCGATCATCATCAGGGGGATAACGCTCGGTGAGGATCGTTAACAGAATAACCAGCGCATTTTCGCCATTCGCTCGATACTTCTCAGCAAGATATCCTATGACGAGACTGACGCGCCTGTCCAGAGAAGAGGCTTCAGGGAGACCAGCGCGCCATAACCTCAATCGTTCATCTAGA from Ktedonobacteraceae bacterium carries:
- a CDS encoding serine protease encodes the protein MAGIPGTLLFSLKRVLEDCDDVFLYPDELRTIFLDERLRLWRAGLPEASSLDRRVSLVIGYLAEKYRANGENALVILLTILTERYPPDDDRHERLRTLAGQFAWLNRLRSITAEATNLEANPISAQMLPVADAEKMLACARSVARIDLRRSRKGVLEGRTTGTGWLITPTLAITCWHVIEAAKASPLELDPPLELSDLQAQLATTLFTFDYTTVARGIQYGVDRLLYPSIDTKKLDFALIRLRDREDHPLASRGYLRLDIHVPLTVQTALYIIQHPLGQEQQMSVDTFERLSPLPGRILYRTPTEPGTSGAPVFNRFNWRVVALHNGENKAAHLREGTLLEPILSELRERKPDLYDEIMAAQNAKE
- a CDS encoding DedA family protein, producing MFHFITNNLGNFLASYGYWAVLVFVAIESTGIPFPGETMLIFASIYAGTTHRLSIIFVIAAAAAGAILGDNAGFWVGREGGYRLLRRYGRYIRLDERKLKVGQYLFHKHGAKVVFFGRFVSILRAWAAFLAGVNRMRWPQFLLFNALGGIVWATIYGVGSYYLGDNIRRFTGPVGYALLALGAIFIIVSFFVVRRNEERLEKKAEEEMPEPLDSSLRSE
- a CDS encoding amidohydrolase family protein, with the translated sequence MAFSASPRLIDFHSHYYDAAWYPSASPRGPANLLRAWPLLTDIHAQLQAMDEAGIDAKVLTAPGSVLLAPGEPLPISLMQRINDHFAGLVAADPEHLLALATIDAFHGDAAASEVERVVQTLGIPGICVDCARGDRYLDAPEARPSLETAAALGIPVFVHPVSPVGLTERLARMGHTGVLLARGTETAASILALLRSGILDELPQLRIVIPMIGAAALLFAGIANQDYASDGWQGGPPGESRKRLYVDTMGYDSASIRFAVELLGVEHVINGSDWPIMPIAPRRQVEHTLTATGLTEDQQAAIMSGNVLRLLTLQHVL